The Candidatus Methanomethylicota archaeon nucleotide sequence TTCCTAGTTAGCAAAGGTCTGCTGAAAGAGGAAAATATAGGAGACATGAAAGTTTACATTCTAACCAAGAGGGGTGGAGAACTACTAGAAGCCTTAAAGGTGATAAGGAAATATATGAGTTGAAGACATTTAACTAAAAATGTGTAAGCCTTCATACAAATTTAAATATCACACAAAATTTCAATTCCATAAATATGGATATAAGTCTGAGATCTAACTTAAATCACCTGTATAGGTGGCATGCTACGGCATGTCCCGGTTTCTCTTCATGGAGTTGAGGTCTCTCCAAACTACACTTCCCAAACGCATATGGACACCTAGGATGAAACTTACATCCTGGTGGAGGATTGGCGGCGCTTGGAACCTCTAATTGCACTGCAGATTTAACTCCCCCCTCTGCTATTATGGGTTTTTCCGGATTGGGTACTGAGGATATTAGTAGTTGTGTGTATGGGTGAAGGGGATTTGATAATACATCATTTGTAGATCCAGATTCCACTATTTCACCTAAATACATTATTGCTATCCTGTCAGATATGTGCCATGCCACCCCAAGGTCATGCGTTATAAAGAGATATGTTAACCCCATCTTGCTTTTCAACTCCATTAAAAGTTTAAGTATAACCCCTCTTATTGAGAGGTCTAGCATAGAGACTGGTTCATCTGCCACTATGAATTTTGGTTTTAGGGATATTGCCCTCGCTATGGCAACTCTTTGTCTCTGACCTCCACTCAGCTGATGTGGATATTTATCTAGGAATTGTTCACATGGCGTTAAACCAACACTCTCCAACAATTGACTGGCTTGCTCCAGCTTATCCCTACGATTCCTAATGAGCCCATGAACTTCAAGGGGTTTAGTCACTGCATCCACAACCCTTTCCCTTGGATTTAGGGATTCATATGGATCTTGAAATATTATTTGGGCATTCCTCCTAAATGCCTTGAGCTCACTCTTATTCAGCTTCATAATGTCTTTCCCCTCGAAAAGTATAGTGCCAGAAGTTGGTGGAATTAGCCTTAAGACCACCCTTCCCGTTGTGGTTTTCCCACACCCACTTTCCCCCGCAAGACAAAAGATTTCATTCTTCCTAATATGGAAGGACACATCATCCACTGCTTTCACATAACCCTTAGAAAATAATCCCTTTCTAAATGGGAAATATTTCTTTAAATGATTAACTTCCACCAACGTTTCCATTTAATCTCACCTGTATAGGTGGCATGCTACGGCATGTCCCGGTTTCTCTTCATGGAGTTGAGGTCTCTCCAAACTACACTTCCCAAACGCATATGGACACCTAGGATGAAACTTACATCCTGAGGGGGGATTTATGAGGTCTGGAGGTTCACCTGGAAGGAAGCTAAATGGTTTAGGAGGTTCTAACGGTAGAAGTATGGAGTTCAGTAATCCACGAGTATAGGGGTGTAGGGGGTTGTTCATGACTTCACGTAAATCACCAATCTCCACAATTTCCCCAGCATACATAACCATAATCCTATCACTTATAGATGGAAGTATTGAAATATCGTGCGTTATGAAAATGATGGATAAACCAAGCTTCCTTTTCAATTCCACTAATAAGTTGAGGATATTCCTTTGAGTCACCACATCAAGAGCTGTTGTAGGTTCATCTGCTATAACTATTTTTGGATTACATAGTAAAGCCATTGCTATTACAACCCTTTGCCTCATCCCCCCACTCAACTCGAAGGGGTATCGTTTCATACGATCAATAGGTACACCAACAAGTTGAAGCATTTTAGCAGCCCTCTCCACAGCTTCAGATTTAGTTGTATTCTCATGGAAAATTATGGCTTCCACCATTTGATCCACAATCTTATGAACTGGATTTAGAACATTCATAGCCCCCTGAAATACCATTGCTATCTCTTTCCAACGTATCTTCCTAAGCTCCTCATAGTCGATTTTCGTTAAATCAATTTTACCATCGTAAACTATTCTACCCTCAACTATCCTTCCAGGTGGTTTAATCAATCTCATTATTGAAAGACCTAATGTCGATTTCCCACATCCACTTTCACCCACAAGACCAATAGTTTCCCCCTTATGCAAATTGAAGGAAA carries:
- a CDS encoding ABC transporter ATP-binding protein codes for the protein METLVEVNHLKKYFPFRKGLFSKGYVKAVDDVSFHIRKNEIFCLAGESGCGKTTTGRVVLRLIPPTSGTILFEGKDIMKLNKSELKAFRRNAQIIFQDPYESLNPRERVVDAVTKPLEVHGLIRNRRDKLEQASQLLESVGLTPCEQFLDKYPHQLSGGQRQRVAIARAISLKPKFIVADEPVSMLDLSIRGVILKLLMELKSKMGLTYLFITHDLGVAWHISDRIAIMYLGEIVESGSTNDVLSNPLHPYTQLLISSVPNPEKPIIAEGGVKSAVQLEVPSAANPPPGCKFHPRCPYAFGKCSLERPQLHEEKPGHAVACHLYR
- a CDS encoding ABC transporter ATP-binding protein, with translation MEILRVERLKTYYESVRGTVKAVDDVSFNLHKGETIGLVGESGCGKSTLGLSIMRLIKPPGRIVEGRIVYDGKIDLTKIDYEELRKIRWKEIAMVFQGAMNVLNPVHKIVDQMVEAIIFHENTTKSEAVERAAKMLQLVGVPIDRMKRYPFELSGGMRQRVVIAMALLCNPKIVIADEPTTALDVVTQRNILNLLVELKRKLGLSIIFITHDISILPSISDRIMVMYAGEIVEIGDLREVMNNPLHPYTRGLLNSILLPLEPPKPFSFLPGEPPDLINPPSGCKFHPRCPYAFGKCSLERPQLHEEKPGHAVACHLYR